The genomic stretch ATCCCGCCGTTCGCCGAGACGCAGTGGTACGTGATCAAGGTCCTCGACAATGCGTCGAAGACCGGTCAGTCCGCGCCGCGCTGAGCCGCGCCGAGGACCCCCCGCACGAAAGGCACGACCGGATCGGCGGCGATCGCCGGTCCGGGGCCGCTGCCGATCAGGCGCCAGCCCGTGCTGCCGTCGGCGAGGAGGAGCGACTCGCCATGGGGCAGGTCGGCGGAGGCGCTCTCGCGCGCGAGACGCGCCCAGCCGTGGGTGACATAAGCCGATTCCGACACCGCGCACCACGTCGCGGAAAGCGCCTGGGCGCGAGCGACGAGCGGGCTCGTCGCCGGGGAACCGCGATGCGCGTCGATCGCCTCGTGGACGAGACGCTCGGAGCGGGCGACGAACGCCGCGTCTCCGTCGATCGCCATCGCGAGCCGCCCGCCCGCCGAGGCGGCCCTGAAGAGCCCGACGGGCACGTCGCGGTAGCGCGCGATCGAGGCGCGGTCGGTGAGGGCGGCGAGCGCGAAGACAGTGTCGAAGAGCGACCGCAGGCGATCGGAGCGCTTCAGCTCGACGGCGACGAGGGCCTCGGGGGCGCCCCCGGGCGGCGGCTCGTAGAGCGCGAACAGCACGAGCCCGCCGAGGTCCTCGGCGAGCTGCGCGCGGAGCGGACGTCCCAGCACACGCTCCGCGAGATCGGCGCGGGCGCGCCAGTCGTCGAGCGCAGCGCCGCCGAAGTCCGGGTCGGCGAGCCTCGCGGGCACGATGCGCGCGGCTTCGACGGCGCTGGGCGTGCCCGGAAGCGTGCCCCACAGCGCCGAGGACGAAGGTCCCCGAACGTCGCGATCGAGCAGGGAGAAGACGGCGGCGTCGTCGAGCCGCCAGCTCTCCCCGTTCGCGCGGATCTCACCGCGCGCGCGAGCGGGCAATGCGTCTCCGAGCTTGGAGAGCCCGTGCTCGGTGAGGCGCTCGCGCAGGAGGGCCGGGGGCGCCAGGTCGAGACGGAGCGTTCCGTCGGACGTGCGCTCGGCGGCGAGGAGCGCCCCGGCGGGCACGATCGACCGGTAATAGGGCACGGTCCGGAGAAGCGCATGCGGATCTCCGGGATGTGCGTCCGGTGCCGTGCCGCGCACGGCGAACCGCCAGACGGCAACGGCGGCGATGACGAGAACGACGAGCGCGAGCGTCGCCGCGAGGCGACGGCTCATGCGCCGGCCCGGAACGGCGCCTGCTGGTAGAAGACCGCCGCGTCCTTCGCCGCGAAGCCTGGCGTGTCGGCCGCGCGCTTGTAGTACTCGATCGCTTTCGCGCGATCACCCATGAGATCCGCGGCCTGTCCCTGGCGGAGCTGGCATCCCGCTTTGACGGCGGGCGGCAGCGGCCCGTTCGCCGCGCGCTCGAGCAGGGTGATCGCTTCGCCGGGTTTCCCCTGGCGCAGCTGCGCGTCGCCCGCGATGAGCGCCAGGACCGGCCGCTCGGGGGCGGCATCGGCGAGCGCGATCAGGTGACCCGCGTCGGCCGGAATCGTCTTCCAGTCGATCCCTTCCGCGAGCTTCTGCGCCGCCGCCTCGATCTGCAAGAGGTCTCTCGTGATCGACGCCGTCAGGCCGTTTCCCGACGCGAGGGCCGCATGCGCCGTCGCCCGCGCCCGATCGGGGCGGAGGGCGCCGAACTCGGCGCGCGCGCGCAGGAGGTCGATCGAGCGCAGGACGACCGGATCGACGTCCCGGAGCGTCGCCGCACGCTCCGCCGCCTTCGTGAGCGCGGCGATCGCCGCGTCGTTGCGTCCGAGCGAGATGTCGAGGCGCGCGGAGGCGTAGAGGCTTGCGATCGCGTCGGGAGCCGCCTGGAGGAGGAGATCCCGCTGCTCGAGGGCGCGCGCGTACTGCTGCTCGTGGCGCTGCGCATAAAGGGTGATGAGAAGGATGCGTGCCTCGAACGCGAAGTGCGGGCTCTCGCGGGCGGCCGTTTCGAGCTGCTCGATCCCGCGCTCGCGGTTGCCGGCCGGAATGAACAGGAGCGCGCGCAAGCCTTTGACGAACGACGGGAGCGCGTCGGCCATGTAGTTGTAGGTGCCGAGGCCGAAGTACGCGTCGCTGGCTTGCGCCCCGTCGCGGACCGCCTCCTCGAGGGTCTTCTTCGCCTTCTTCGCCTCGAACGCCGCCGCCATCGGCCGCTTCTGCCAGGCACGGAGCTGGGCGAGGAGCAGGTGAGCGTTCCCGCTCCACAGGAGCGTGTCGTCGTCCTCCGCGGCCACGACCCCGTTGAGCTGGTGCTCGAAGAGAGCCTGGAGCTCGAGATTGTCGTCGTCGAACACGAGGCGCCACCACGTGATGAATGCCGCGAGGAAGCGGCGCTCCACGTCGTCACCGGCCGCCGCGTTCTTCTCGACCGCCGCAGCGAATCGGGCGTCGTGGAGCAGGCTGGAATAGGCGGTTTGGTCGTGGTCGGCCGCCCGCGCCGGGGGGGCCGCCGCCGCACAAAACACCGCGCCCACGACAATCCAGGCCGCCGTTCTCACGCGACTTTCCTTTCCGTCGGCGATCTCTATATTGTGATGCGGGGGACATTATAGGTTCGTCGACGCGGGGGAGCCGGGCTCCTGCGCCACTGGGGTGATGCCGGGATGCAGGCCACGTTCAGCAGCCAGACGCTCGCGGAGATCTTCCGCGATCTCTACCTGGGAGAGCGCTCGGGAGTCCTCGAGCTCTCTCGCAGCGGCGTCGACAAGAGGATCTTCTTCGATCGCGGCATGATCCTCTTCGCTGAGTCGAACGCGGACGACGAAGACCTCGGCCGCCGGCTCGTCAACGAAGGCAAGATCTCGCCGGGGGCGCTCGCCGAGGCGCGGCGCAACATCAGCGAGTCGAAGGATCTCGCCCAGGCCCTCGTCAACCGGGGTCTGATCGGCAAGGAGACCCTCTCGCACACGGTGAGGTATCTCGTCGAGCGGGTCGTTCAGTCCTCGTTCCAGTGGGAGGGCGGCACGGCCCGCTTCAGCGACGGCTGGCTGCTGCAGGAGATCTTCGAGAGCGACATCCTCCTCACCTTCGAGGTCATCCTCGGCGGGATCGGCTCGATGGTCGAATTCGGCCCGATCCAGGAGGCGATGAAGGGGCTCGACAACCGGCTCAAGCTCCGCCGCCCGACGCCGGTGCCGATCGAGCGGCTCGCTCTCTCGCCGGCACACGGCTACATCCTGTCGCGCATCGACGGCACGTCGAAGCTCGACGACATCCTGGCGCTCCTCCCTCCCGGAGAGGAGGGGCTGACGTGCCGGTTCCTGTACGGCCTCCTCGTCATGGGGGTCGTGGTCTACGACCCGCCGGTCGGGGAAGGGCCGTTCCGGGTCGGCGCGATCCTGCGCGACCACGCCGACGCGGTCGCGCTCGAGCGGGTGCAGGAGAAGCTCATCCTCGAGACCTACGAAGGGCTGAAGAACAAGAACCCCCAGGAGATCCTCGGCCTCACGTCGCAGAACGTCACGCGTGAGGCGGTCGAGCGCGCGTACCAAGACGCCAAGGACCTCGTCAGCCGCGACCGCATCCTGCCGCGCATCCGCGAAAAACTGCGCTCGGAGCTCGGGCTCATCGAGAGCCGCCTCGTCGAGGCGTATCTGACCCTGACCCAGGCGCGCAGCGAGCCGAAGGCGGTGGAAGCGGGCAGCGGAGTCGGCGAGTCGCACGTCGACGGGATGCTCGTGCGCGTCGAGATGGACAAGACCCGGAACAAGATGGCGGTCGAGGAGAACGCGCGCCTGGCGGAGCAGTACTACGCGAAGGCGAAGAAGTTCCTCCGCGAGGCCGACTACTACAACGCCATCCAGTACGGGAAGCTCGCGATCAGCTACGCGCCCGAGGACGCCCGCTTCTACTTCCTGCTCGGCGAGTGCCAGGTCAAGAATCCCGACCAGCGGTGGCAGCGCATGGCCGAGCAGAACTATTTGAAGGCCGCCGAGCTCGACCAGTGGAACGTCGAGTATCGGGTCTCGCTCGGGAAGTTCTACAAGCGTCGCGGGCTCAAGCTCCGGGCCAAGAAGCAGTTCGAGGAGGCCCTCCAGCTCTCGCCGACGCACGAGGCCGCGCTCAAGGAGCTCGAAGCGCTCGCCTGATTTCCCCGTCCCGCCGCGCTTTTATTGACAGCCGAAGGCCCCTTGCTATAATCCGCGGTCTTCGGAAAGCACATGTTCATTGATATTAATAGTCTAGGGCCCGAAGGCCTCGCCTTCGAGCGCTCACTTCGCTTGGACGGTCTCGAAGGGCCGAGCCGCGAACGTTTGCCGGTCGTGCCGGCGCGCCTCGCGGGCTCGCTCAGTCCGGGAGGGCGCGGGCCGCATCTCGAGGGAAGCCTCGAGGCGGTCGTACCGCTCACGTGCAGCCGCTGCCTCGAGCCGTTTCCTTGGAGCGTCCACTCGGACTTCGACCTGGTCGTAGTGCGGGAGGAACCGGCGCTCGCCGAGGACGACGACGAACTCGATGAGGACGCCGCGGAGGCGCTCGTCGCCCCCGAGGGAAAGATCGGGCTCGAAGACTTGGCCAAGGAACAGCTCTACCTCAACCTTCCCCTGAAACCGATCTGCCGGCCCGATTGCAAGGGGTTGTGCACCTCCTGCGGCGCCAACCGCAACACGACGACCTGCGGCTGCGCGACCGAAGCCGTCGACCCCCGCATGGCGCCGCTGCTCGAGTTCCGCAAGAAGAAGATCGACTCCTAGCGCTCGCGCGCACGAGGTCCTCCGATGCCGAATCCCAAGAGACGTCACTCTCGCGCGAGGCGCGACAAGCGTCGCGCGCACGACGCGCTGGCTCAGCCCGGCGTGTCCGTGTGCCCCAATTGCCAGGAGCGCAAGCTCCCGCACCGCGTGTGCCCGCACTGCGGCCACTACAAGGGCCGCGAGGTCGTCGAGCCGCCGTCAGCCTGACCTGACGAGGGGGGTATGATCGGCCGCCGCGCCCGCTCCTTCGGCGTGGAGGAGGGTGGATGGGGAGTCGCAGCGCCATCGTGACGGGGACCGGTATGAGTGTCCCCGAGCGCGTGATGACGAATCATGACCTCGAGCGCATCGTCGAGACGAGCGACGATTGGATCCGCACCCGGACCGGCATCCGTGAGCGGCGGATCGCCGAACCGCACGAGTACATGTCGCAGTTCGCCATCGAGGCCGGCCGGCGCGCCGTCGACATGGCCGGTCTGACCCCCGAAGCGATCGAGATCATCATCTGCGCCACGGTGACCCCCGACGTCCCGATTCCGGCGACGGCCTGTTTCATCCAGCACGGGCTCGGCTGCAAGAACGCGGCCGCCTTCGACATGTCGGCAGGCTGCTCGGGCTTCATCTACGCGCAATCGGTCGCGAAGCAGTTCATCGTCAGCGGCCGATGCAAGCACGTGCTCGTCATCGGCGCGGAGCTCCTGAGCAAGTTCCTCGATTGGACCGACCGCACGACCTGCGTCATCTTCGCCGACGGCGCCGGCGCCGCGGTGATGAGCGAGGGCGAGGAGCCGCGCGGCGTCCTCGCCTCGGCCATGCACACCGACGGCAGCATGAGCGACTTCATCTGCATGGAAGGTGGCGGATCGCGGTATCCGGCGAGCGCCGAAACCGTCGCGGCGGGCAAGCACTTCATCACGATGCGCGGGAACGAGACGTTCAAGATCGCGGTGCGCTCGCTCGAGGACGTTTCGCGCGAAGTGCTCGCGAAGGCCGGACTGACACCGGACGACGTCACGTGGTTCATCCCGCACCAGGCGAACCTGCGGATCCTCTCCGCGGTCGGCGATCGCCTCGGCATCCCGGCCGAGCGGTCATGGGTCAACGTCGACCGTTACGGCAACACCTCGGCGGCGTCGATCCCGATCGCGCTCGACGAGGCGGTGCGCGCGGGGAAGGTCAAGCGCGGCGACGTCGTGCTCATGGCGGCGTTCGGCGCGGGGCTGACCTGGGCGGCCTCGGTGGTGCGCTGGTGAAGTCGTTCGTCGCGCTGTTTCCGGGCCAGGGATCTCAGTATCCGGGGATGGGGAAGGACCTCGCCGCCGATCCCGTGGCCGCTTCGGTGTTCGCCGAGGCCGACGCCGCGCTTGGCGAGCCGCTGAGCGAGACGTGCTTCGGCGGGACCGAGGCCGAGCTGGCGCGGACCGAGACGACGCAGCCGGCGATCCTCACGGTCGCCGTCGCGGCGTTCCGGCTCTACCTCGCGCGCGGCGGCCAGCCGCCTGCGGCGGCCGCCGGGCATTCGCTGGGCGAGTACGCGGCGCACGTCGCCGCGGGAACGCTCGGTTTCACGGACGCCGTGACGACCGTCCGCCGGCGCGGCCGTTTCATGCAGGAGGCCGTGCCCGCGGGCACAGGAGCGATGGCGGCGATCCTCGGGCTCGAACGTGCGATCCTCGAGCGTCTCTGTCTCGAGGAGGCGAAGGGTGAGATCGTCTCGTGCGCGAACTTCAACGGCGCGGGTCAGATCGTCGTCGCGGGCCATGCCGCGGCCGTCGCGCGCGTGGCCGCCGCGGCGTCGGCGGCCGGAGCGAAGCGGGCACTGCCGCTCCCGGTGAGCGCACCGTTCCATTGCGCCCTCATGGAGCCGGCGGCGCGGAGACTCTCCGAGGTCCTCTCCCGGATCGCGTTCGCCGATCCGTCGATCCCGGTCTACACGAACGTCGACGCCGCCCCGGTGGCTGCGGGCGACGTCGCGCGCGACGCGCTCGTCCGCCAGGTCGCCTCGTGCGTCCAATGGGAGGACGAGGTGGTGCGCATGGTCGACGATGGCCACGACACGTTCATCGAGTTCGGCCCCGGCAAGGTCCTCTCGAACCTCGTGCGCCGGATCCGGAAGGACGCGACGGTGCTCTCGGTGTCCGATCGTGCCGGTATCGACGCCGCCCTCGCGACCGTGGAGGCCTGATCGTGGAACGACCGTTCGAGGGGAAGACGGCGCTCGTCACCGGCGGCTCGCGAGGGATCGGGCGGGCGATCGCGGTCGAGCTCGCGCGGAAGGGCGCTTCGGTCGTCGTCGGGGCGAGGACGCGCGAGGCCGCGGCCGTGACAGCCGACGCCATCACGTCCTCCGGGGGGCAGGCCGTCCCCCTGGCCCTCGACATCGCGGACGCGGCATCGGTAGAATCCGCGCTCGGAGGGCTGCTCAAGGAGCGTGCTACACTCCCGCTCCTCGTCAACAATGCCGGGGTCACTCGGGACAATCTCCTCATGAGGATGAAGCCTGAGGAGTGGGCTCAAGTGATCGAAACGAACCTCACGGGGATCTACCGGCTGTGTCGCGCCGTCGTCCCCTCCATGGTCAAAGCGCGTTACGGGAGAATCGTGAACGTCACGTCGGTGGTGGCTCGTATCGGGAACGCAGGCCAGGTGAACTACGCCGCGTCGAAGGCGGGTATCGAGGGGTTCACCCGCTCGCTCGCCCGCGAGCTCGCGTCGCGCAACGTCACGGCGAACTGCGTCGCGCCCGGGTTCATCGACACCGACATGACGGCCGCGCTCACGGAGAAGCAGCGCGAGGCGCTCCTGGCACAGGTGCCGCTCGGCCGCCTCGGGACGGGAGACGACGTCGCCCACGCGGTATCGTGGCTCCTGAGCGACGCCGCTTCCTACGTCACGGGGATCACGCTGGACGTCAACGGCGGCATGGCGATGTGAATTTCCGCGCGCGGGGGGATGCCCTCGCACGCGATTCAGGACGGAGGATTGCAGGGATGGCTTCCATCGAAGACAAGGTCAAGCACATCATCGTGGAGCAGCTGGGCGTCGACGAGGACGAGGTCAAGCCCGAGGCCCACTTCGTGGACGACTTGGGTGCCGACTCGCTCGACGTCGTCGAGCTCGTCATGGCTCTCGAAGAGGCGTTCGGTCTCGAGATCTCCGACGAGGACGCCGAGAAGCTCACCACCGTGAAGCAGGCCGTCGATTACATCGGGGCCCACGCCAAGGTCTGACCTTGCGCCGCCGCGTCGTCATCACCGGGCTGGGAGTGGTGTCTCCCCTCGGCCTGGACACGCCGTCCACCTGGGAGGCGCTCCTCGCCGGCAAGAGCGGGATCGGCCCGATCACCGGGTTCGACGCCTCCGCGTTCACCTCGCGCATCGCCGGAGAGGTCCACGGCTTCGTTCCGGAGAACTACGTCGACCGGAAGGAAGTCAAGAAGATGGACACGTTCATCCACTTCGCGATCGCCGCGTCGAAGGAGGCGATGGCCGATTCGGGCCTCGTCGTCGACGCGTCGAACGCCGAGCGCGTGGGCGTGTACATCGGGTCGGGGATCGGCGGCCTCCACATGCACGAGTCGACCCACAAGGACTACCTCGAGCGCGGGCCGCGGCGGATCTCCCCTTTCTTCATCCCGGGGATGATCATCAACCTCGCCGCGGGCCAGGTGTCGATCCTCTTCGGCGCCAAGGGACCGAACCTCGCCGTCGCGACCGCGTGCGCCACCGGCAACCACGCGATCGGCGAGGCGATGCGCCTCATCCGTGAAGATTACGCCGACGCGATGATCGCGGGCGGAACCGATGCCGGCGTCACGCCGCTCGCCCTCGGCGGGTTCTGCGCGATGAAGGCGCTCTCGACGCGAAACGACGACCCGCCGAAGGCCAGCCGTCCGTTCGACGCCGAGCGCGACGGGTTCGTCATGGGCGACGGCGCGGGGATCCTCGTCCTCGAGGAGCGCGACCGCGCGATCGCGCGCGGGGCGCGCATCTACGCCGAGCTCGCGGGCTACGGCCTGTCGGGCGACGCCTACCACATCTCGGCGCCCTCGGAGAACGGCGAGGGGGCCGCGCGCGCGATGCGCGGCGCCCTGAAGGACGCCGGCCTCGCCCCCGAGACGGTCGACTACATCAACGCCCACGGGACCTCGACGCCGGTCGGAGACAAGATCGAGACGCAGGCGGTCAAGACCGTCTTCGGCGACCATGCGAGGAAGCTGGCGGTGTCGTCGACGAAGTCGATGACGGGGCACCTCCTGGGCGCGGCGGGCGGCCTCGAGAGCGCGATCACGACCCTCGCCGTCTACCACGGCGAGATCCCGCCGACGATCAACTACGAGCACCCCGATCCCGCGTGCGATCTCGACTACGTGCCGAACGTGTCGCGCAAGGTCGCGCTCCGGGCGGCGCTCAACAACTCCTTCGGGTTCGGCGGGACGAACGCATCGCTCCTGACGATCCGGCACGACGCATGAAGATCGCGGTCTGCATCAAGCACGTCCCGGACACCGAGGCGAAGATCAAGATCGCCGCGGACGGCACGAGCCCCGACCTCGCCGGCGTCAAGATGATCATCTCGCCTTACGACGAGTACGCGCTCGAGGAGGCGCTCCTCCTCAAAGAGGCCGGCGCCGTGCAGGAGGTCGTCGTCGTCGGGGCGGGGGACGACGGAGCGGCGGCATCTCTCCGCCAGGCGCTCGCGATGGGCGCGGACCGCGCGGTGCACGTCCAGGCCCCCGCCCTCGCCGGCGCGGATGCTCTCGGACGGGCGTCGACCCTCGCCGCGGCGCTTCGCGTCGAGAATCCCGATCTCGTCTTCACCGGCAAGACGGGCGTCGGCGACGACGAGAGCCAGGTCGGCCCGATGCTCGGCGAGCTCCTCGACCGCCCGCAGGTCGGCTCGGTCTTCAAGATGACGCTCGCCGCCGGCCGCTTCACCGCCTTCCGCGGGATCGAGGGCGCGGTCGAGGTCGTCGAAGGCTCCCTGCCTGCCGTCATCTCGTGGGACAAGGGCGAGCACGAGCCGCGCTACGCCTCCCTCAAGGGAATCATGGCGGCGAAGAAGAAGCCGCTCGCGGTGGTCGCCCCGGAGGCGCCTGCCAAGGCGCGCCACGTCGTGCGCGAATCGCTCACGCTCCCGCCGCCGAGGCCGCAGGGGAGGCTCCTCCCCGGCTCGCCGCAAGAGGCCGCGCGCGATCTCGCGCGCCTCCTGCGCGACGAAGCGAAGGTGATCTGATGGGTGCGATCCTCGTCTTCCTCGAACGCCGGGAGGGGAAGGTCAAGCCCGCGGGCCTCCAGGCGCTGTCGCTCGCCGCACGTCTCTCGAGCGGCGATCCCGTCGCCGCTCTGGCGCTGGGCACGGGTGCCTCCGAAGCCGCGGCGGCGGCCGGCGCTCACGGGGCGAAGCAGCTCGTGGTCGCGGAGGACGCGGTGTACGACGCGTTCCCGGTCGAAGCGATCGCGCACGCGCTCGCCGCCGCAGCGAAGCAGGTCTCCTCGGACACGATCCTCGTTCCCGGCACGACGCTCGGCCGCGACGCCGCCGCCCGCGCCGCGGCGCGGCTCGACACGGGACTCCTCTCGGACGTCGTCGAGCTCGAGCGGCAGTCGGGAGGCGCGCTCCGCGGCAGGCGGCCGATCTACTCGGGCAAGGCGGATGCCTGGGAGTCGATCCCCTCCGCGCGCCCCGCAATGGCAACCCTGCGACCCAACGTCTTCCCGGCGGCTCCGGGCGCCGGCGGTCCGGCGGAGATCGTGCGCCTCGACCATCAGGCGCCCGCCGCCCGCGCCGTCGTCGTCCGCACCGAGCTTCCGGCCAGCCAGGAGATCGACGTCGCCGAGGCCTCGATCATCGTGAGCGGCGGGCGCGGCCTCAAGGAGCCGGCGAACTTCGCTCTGATCCGAGGGCTCGCGGACGCGCTCGGCGGCGCCGTCGGCGCCTCGCGCGCGGTCGTCGACGCCGGCTGGATCTCGCACGCCCACCAGGTGGGTCAGACCGGCAAAGTCGTCTCGCCGAGCCTCTACGTCGCGTGCGGGATCTCCGGCGCGATCCAGCACCTCGCCGGCATGTCGAGCTCGAAGGTCATCGTCGCCATCAACAAAGATCCTGACGCGCCGATCTTCAAGGCCGCGACCTACGGGATCGTCGGCGACCTCTTCGAGGTGGTGCCGACGTTGACGGAAGAGATCAAGAAAGTTCGAGCGAGCTAGCTTCCCTAGACTTCATCGAAGAAGTACGGCCTCAAGCACTGGATCCGCTGCTCGTAGTCCTTCGGGTAGAGGAACCAGGTCGTGGCGGAGACCGAGGAGAGCAGAGAGTTTCCGTCCTGCGGCGTGAAGCAATAGCCGACGATCTCCGTCTCGTTCCGCACCGCGACCGTCGGCCACGACACGACCGTGACGTTCAAGATGCGCCCGTAATGGCCGTAGTCGCGCCCGAACGAGAACACGGTGTTCGCGGAGTTCTTGTAGGTCACCGACATCCGGTCGTTCCGCTTCACGAACTCGAGCAGGCGCTCCTTCGTCACCGCCTTCTTCAGGCGGATGTCGAAGAAGATCGTGTGCATGTACTGCGTGTTGAGCACGACGGCCGACGAGAAGACGTTGAAGTCGTACCCCATCGTGTTGAAGAGGTGCCAGGCGTCGCGCGCGTGGTGGGTTCCGAAACGGGGATCCTTGTGCTTGCCGACCTCGGGCGAGGCGACGAAGCTGTCGTCCTGGGAGAGGTCGGACGCGCGCCTCATGCACACGAATCGCCCCTCGACAAGGTTGTCGGGGCCGCCGTCCTGGAGCGCCAGGGTGTCGATCAGAATCGACAGGTTGTGCGTGTTGCACGAGACGACCTGGACGAACTGGTCCTCGCCGCGCTTGAGCGCGTTGTCGTTGATGCCGCGCGCGTAGGGCTTCCCGAAGCCGAACTCGCTTCCCTGCGCGATGAAGCCGAGCGTGTTGTGGGTGAACTTGCTGTAGAACTCGTTCTTGTTCGCGATGCCGACGCCCGACGGCGTGCAGTCGATGACGACGGCGGCGCGTTCGAGGGCCTCCATCGCCTCGTAGGTCGGGTTCATGCCGAGGTCCTGGAACCCCTTCTTCGCGCCGGCGTCGACGCAGAGCTTCGCGCCCCGCTTCATCAGGGTGACGACCTTCGAGCGATCGTGGAGGAGGGGGGTCCTCTTGTGAAAGGTCACCTCGTCGATGCCGAGGGGCTCTTTCATCTGCGTGAGGAGCCCGATCAGCGGCTCGCCGATGGTGCCCGTGCCGATGACATGAACGATCGCGTTGCCCGCCATGGCGTTCTCCGGTCTCGAAGTGCTTTCGCGCGGTAAGCGTCCGCCGTGACGGGCGACTATGACATCCGGCGGGAAGAGGCGTCAAGCGGGCTGCTAGAATCGGGGCGCCGTTCTGAGGAGGCACGTGAGCGGAAACGACAGCAGCGCGATCCCTTCGATCACGATCGGCGAGATGCTCGTGGACGACGCCGCGTCGGCGCTCGGGCTCACGCTCCTCGCCGGAGCGATGGGGCTCGAGAACGTCGTCGACCGGCCCCGCATCCAGAAGCCGGGCCTCGCCCTCGCGGGTTTCCTCGAGTACGTGCACCCCGGACGGATCCAGATCCTGGGCAAGTCGGAGATCAGCTACATCTCCGAGCGCGCCGCCGCCGAGCGCTCGCGGATCGTGTCGCAGTTCTGCCGGCAGGGGGCGAGCTGCTTCGTCGTCACCGCCGGCTTGACGCCGCCCGACGAGCTCGTGCAAGAGGCCGAGCGGAACGGAGTGCCGCTCCTCCGCACGGAGCTGTCGTCGTCGTCCGCGATCGAGCTTCTCACGCGCTACCTCGAAGACCGCCTGGCGCCCCGCGCCGTCGTCCACGGCGTCCTCCTCGACATCTACGGGCTGGGCGTGCTCCTCCTCGGCGACAGCGGCGTCGGGAAGAGCGAGTGCGCGATCGATCTCGTCGTGCGCGGCCACCGCCTCGTGTCGGACGATGTCGTCGAGATCCGCCGCCGCGGCGACGCCCTCGTCGGGACCGGCCCGGAGCTGACCCGCTACCACATGGAGCTGCGCGGGGTCGGGATCATCAATGTCAAGGAGCTGTTCGGGGTCGCCTCGGTGCGGCTCACGAAGTTCGTCGAGTTCGTCATCAAGCTCGACCCATGGAAGCCCGGGAAGCGCTACGACCGGCTGGGGCTGGACGAGCAGCGCCACGAGATCCTCGGGGCGCCGCTGCCGTACGTCGAGATGCCGGTCGGGCCCGGGCGCAACCTCTCGGTGCTCATCGAGGTGGCCGCACGGAACCATCTCCTCAAGCTCAAGGGTTACCACCCGGCGCGCGAGCTGGCGCGCCGCCTCGGCGAGCGAATGCAGCCGACGCCCTCGGACGCCGATTCCGACCCGATGCCCGACCGCGAGCCGGGGGACGGAGAGGCCTGAGGTGGAGCGGCTCATCGTCATCACCGGGCTCTCGGGTTCGGGGAAGTCGCTCGCCGCCCGTTGTCTCGAGGACATGACGTTCTTCTGCGTCGACAACCTCCCGGTCAACCTGATCTTCCAGTTCTACGAGCTCCTCCAGCGATCGGGCGGCGCGATCCCGCGAGGTGCCATCGTCGTCGACGCGCGCGAGCGCGAGTTCCTTCACGCGTTC from Candidatus Polarisedimenticolaceae bacterium encodes the following:
- the hprK gene encoding HPr(Ser) kinase/phosphatase encodes the protein MSGNDSSAIPSITIGEMLVDDAASALGLTLLAGAMGLENVVDRPRIQKPGLALAGFLEYVHPGRIQILGKSEISYISERAAAERSRIVSQFCRQGASCFVVTAGLTPPDELVQEAERNGVPLLRTELSSSSAIELLTRYLEDRLAPRAVVHGVLLDIYGLGVLLLGDSGVGKSECAIDLVVRGHRLVSDDVVEIRRRGDALVGTGPELTRYHMELRGVGIINVKELFGVASVRLTKFVEFVIKLDPWKPGKRYDRLGLDEQRHEILGAPLPYVEMPVGPGRNLSVLIEVAARNHLLKLKGYHPARELARRLGERMQPTPSDADSDPMPDREPGDGEA
- a CDS encoding electron transfer flavoprotein subunit beta/FixA family protein — encoded protein: MKIAVCIKHVPDTEAKIKIAADGTSPDLAGVKMIISPYDEYALEEALLLKEAGAVQEVVVVGAGDDGAAASLRQALAMGADRAVHVQAPALAGADALGRASTLAAALRVENPDLVFTGKTGVGDDESQVGPMLGELLDRPQVGSVFKMTLAAGRFTAFRGIEGAVEVVEGSLPAVISWDKGEHEPRYASLKGIMAAKKKPLAVVAPEAPAKARHVVRESLTLPPPRPQGRLLPGSPQEAARDLARLLRDEAKVI
- a CDS encoding electron transfer flavoprotein subunit alpha/FixB family protein, which encodes MGAILVFLERREGKVKPAGLQALSLAARLSSGDPVAALALGTGASEAAAAAGAHGAKQLVVAEDAVYDAFPVEAIAHALAAAAKQVSSDTILVPGTTLGRDAAARAAARLDTGLLSDVVELERQSGGALRGRRPIYSGKADAWESIPSARPAMATLRPNVFPAAPGAGGPAEIVRLDHQAPAARAVVVRTELPASQEIDVAEASIIVSGGRGLKEPANFALIRGLADALGGAVGASRAVVDAGWISHAHQVGQTGKVVSPSLYVACGISGAIQHLAGMSSSKVIVAINKDPDAPIFKAATYGIVGDLFEVVPTLTEEIKKVRAS